In the genome of Chrysoperla carnea chromosome 5, inChrCarn1.1, whole genome shotgun sequence, the window TTCGACGATACACCTTGTACTCGAGCGTACACTCCAATCCCTTCCGACGCAGAAAAATCTAATATGAATTCCTTTAcggtaataattaaaatttatcagaaTGGTAAAATGtctcaatttataaaaaatttacaaattgggAATCTAACAAAATGGCGAGGTCCGTATGGAAATTATGAAgtcaaatatacatataaaaatttattatgtatatccCAAGGAACAGGCATTGCTCCAATTTATTCTGTTATCCGGCAGCTTTTGGATTGTGATGAATGCGAAACTAGAATTCAATTATTTGCATGTTACAAAAATTTGGATGAAACTTTGTTACGTAAAGAAATTAACAACATGAAAAGTTATTGGAATTTTatggcaaaattatttttacctcaTGAAGCTGatcctaaaaatttattttataatgaacaaaTTGAATGTAGACGTATCATAGAAGAGGATGTAAACACTTATTTTACTAGTAATTTTGTGGATCCAAACAGGACTCAGGTTTTAATTTGTGGAAGTGATATATTCGTTGAAACGacgaaaaaatttgtacaaaaatttattgaaaaaattaatttatttgtattttaataaaaaagattttgagtaaaaaaatgttttatattattgtccTTAAGGATTTAATCTTCATTTAAATATTCGGGATTCGACACGATATACACTGAAACAttatattcagaaaaaaatgtaaaaaactaaatttttaggaTATTCTAAGGGAgttctaacaaaataaaatacatgttttCACTTTGAACTTAGGTCTTaaagttaaaatgaaaagcGTGATAAGGGTTTAAAAGATATTCGTTACCAAAGTTCAAAGCATACTGATTTTTGAAGTTAatatactgaaattttttttgcagacctCTGTAATTATCTTAGAAAATATGattatcattcatttatttttggaattatttctaCAAATTCGAGCTTTCGAAAGCTTTTCAAACTATTTCtagatagtttttaaaaataaataaacaagattttttataatcttgcattaaattaaaaaaattataagtaatcTTATAACTTACAGTCTTACAATTTGGACATTCtccttgaattaaattaaaattctgtcGGCTAGTTCCTACAGCTGATAACcactacaaaattttaaaaaaataaaataaaggcttttataaaaaaaatgcttctaaaatgaaaaattttacctgATATAAACAATCCGTATGAAAACATTGTTCACAATTtggatttttacaaatttcatccGGTAATTTATTCTCTAATTGTACACAAAAACAGATACAACATTCATTTACTTTAAAATCTAAATCGTTAGATTTTGCTGCGTCCGTTGGTTCTTGTGGGAAAAATGGAAGatctacaaaaattgttttgtatcaagatatttcttaaaatatttagacgaAAAGATGGTAAAGTGGAACGAATTCTACTGCCAAATTAGAAATTTCAGAATCGTAGTAGGATTCCATTTTACCACTTTTACATCctaagttattataaaattaccaaTTAAgcgtaaaatattttgaaccacATCATATTCAGGATCCCAGTtatctaaattattaataaaactttctCGGAAAGGAGCTACACCATTTTCAGAACCCATAAATTGAATTTGtggtaaatttaatatattcaatg includes:
- the LOC123300760 gene encoding NADH-cytochrome b5 reductase-like, whose protein sequence is MHPPQKPDDSDCCNSGCTPCIFDIYEQQLKLYEKYLKSPQTDLENYTNCLSLTNYSYFKLTSVEKLNLDTSAYIFQYVEISREDTIQRRLFYKPGQHFLLKNVNILDDDSFQERNFDDTPCTRAYTPIPSDAEKSNMNSFTVIIKIYQNGKMSQFIKNLQIGNLTKWRGPYGNYEVKYTYKNLLCISQGTGIAPIYSVIRQLLDCDECETRIQLFACYKNLDETLLRKEINNMKSYWNFMAKLFLPHEADPKNLFYNEQIECRRIIEEDVNTYFTSNFVDPNRTQVLICGSDIFVETTKKFVQKFIEKINLFVF